One genomic segment of Pseudorca crassidens isolate mPseCra1 chromosome X, mPseCra1.hap1, whole genome shotgun sequence includes these proteins:
- the LOC137217405 gene encoding histone H3.3A-like → MARTKETARKLTGSKAPRKQLTTKAARKSAPSTGGVKKPHRYRPGTVTLREIRRYQKSTELLIRKLPFQSPVREIAQDFKTDLCFQSAAIGALQETSEVYLVGLFEDTNLCAIHAKRVTIMPKDIQLACCIHGERA, encoded by the coding sequence ATGGCTCGTACAAAGGAGACTGCCCGCAAATTGACCGGTAGTAAAGCACCGAGGAAGCAACTGACTACAAAAGCCGCTCGCAAGAGTGCGCCCTCTACTGGAGGGGTGAAGAAACCTCATCGTTACAGGCCTGGTACCGTGACACTCCGTGAAATTAGACGTTATCAGAAGTCCACTGAACTTCTGATTCGCAAACTTCCCTTCCAGAGTCCGGTGCGGGAAATTGCTCAGGACTTCAAAACAGATCTGTGCTTCCAGAGTGCAGCTATTGGTGCTTTGCAGGAGACAAGTGAGGTCTATCTGGTTGGCCTTTTTGAAGACACCAACCTGTGTGCTATCCATGCCAAACGTGTAACGATTATGCCAAAAGACATCCAGCTAGCATGCTGCATACATGGAGAACGTGCTTAA